The Candidatus Bathyarchaeia archaeon DNA segment GGAATTTACGGCGCAAGAAGCGGCTTAAAAACACTAGTTTTAGAAGAAAAAATGGCTGGAGGCACAACTGCAGATGCTCCATTAATCGAGAATTACCCGGGATTTCAAAGCATAAATGGAATGGAACTAGCACAGAAAATGGTAACGCATTGCAGAGGTACAGGCGTGACAATCCGCGAATTTGAAAGCGTAATTGGGTTAGACCTTAAAGGCGAAAAGAAAATCGTGAAAACCAACAGGGGAGTTTATGAGGCAAACGCGGTTATCATCGCATCTGGTTCACATTATCGCGAACTTAACGTTCCAGGCGAAAAGGAATTTCGCGGAAGAGGAGTGAGCTATTGCGGAATCTGCGACGGTCCATTGTTCAAGGATAAGCGTGTTCTTGTTGTTGGTGGTGGAAATTCTGCGGTGATGACGGCTTTATATCTTGCAGGACTTGCATCTGAAGTTAAAATTGTCCATCGCAGAAACGAGTTTCGTGCTGAAGAAGCTCTTGTTAAAGATTTGGCTACGAAAAAGAACATTGAAATTTTGTGGAATACTGAAGTGCGGGAAATTCAAGGCGAAAAACTAGTTACCAAAGTAGTATTGTTTAATAATCAAAGTGGCGAAACCCGAGAGATGGTAATTGATGGCGTTTTCATTCAGGTTGGTGAAGCCCCAAACAGTCAATTGGCAAAGGAGGCGGGTGTTGAAGTTGACGAACGTGGCTATATTAAAATTGACATTTTCCAGCGCACAAATGTTCCTGGAGTTTACGCTGCAGGCGACGTTACCAATCATCCCGTCAAGCAAGTTGGAGCCGCAGTTGGTCAAGGCATAACGGCAGCATTGGAAGCTTACGTTTTCATTAGGAGACCATATTACAAAAAATAGGAAATGCTGCAAAACTATTATATCACTCTGAATCTATTTTGAAGATTTCTAGGCACGGTTGACACATTAAGGAACTGAAAGCAGTTAGCATTGGAGAAGTGCCAAGGATGAATGAAAAATGCGTTACTGCAGTAACTATCAATCAAGATTACTGTAGCCGCTGTTCAATCTGTTATTCAGTCTGTCCATATGAAGCTATAACGCGGAATGTTGAGACTGGCAAAGTCGAAATAGATATACAGAAGTGCCAAGTTTGCGGTATATGTTACAGTGCTTGTCCCGTTTTTGCCATTGAAATGGTCTACTACGATTACAATACGCTAGTAGATTACGTAGATTACGTGAGGAAAAAAGTGCAGAGCGACACGCTTGTTTTGATGTGCCGCGGAAACTCGCCTTCAACATGTGAAATTGAAGAAATTTTGGCTGAGCAAGGCTTAAGCGTTAAGGATTATGTTCCTTTGCGTTTGCCGTGTTCTGGGCGTGTTCCAACGGAATTCATTTTCAAAGTTTTGAAATCTGGCATCAAGAATGTTGTTTCGGTTCAGTGTGAAGATGCGTTTTGCCGTTTTAAGGAAGGCACGAAGATTAACACGAGACGGCTTCTTTTGGGTAAAGGTGTGCTTGAACAGTTAGGTTTCAGCAAAGACGTCGTAAAAGTTGTGAAGTATTCTCGGAAAGTTGTTTACGAAACTAAAAAATGTGTTGGTTGCGACAAATGTGTTTTCATATGTCCATATGCTGCTATTGAAGCGGAGCCTTTTGCAACTCCTAAAATACTTTACGATTACTGCATGGGCTGTGGCGCGTGCCAACTTGTTTGTCCGCACCATGCCATTCAAGTTAAAGGTTTCGAGTTTGAAAATGTTCTAAAGCGTTATGGAGAAGCCGCTAGAAAACTGAAGGCTGAAGGAAAAGCACCAGTCATTTTAGTGTTCAGTTGTCAATGGTCAGAGTTTAGGGCTTTGGATGACCTTGAAAGCGAGCTTTTTAAGAAGCGGAATGCTATTGCTTTGGAGGTTCCATGTTTTAAGGCGCTTGACCCAGTGCATGTCGTTAACGCGTTGCAGAACGGCTTTGATGGTGTGATGGCAGTTGTGTGCTCTGCGGAAGATTGCAAACTGCAAGAAGGAAGGGACACGGCGGAAAGAAATATGGCAGTGTTAAAAGATGCTTTGAAAAAAATGGGTTTACAAGAGCGTTTCATGCTTTTTGAAGTGTCTCCAAGATGCGTAGGTGACTTTAACCAAAAGTTGGATATGTTTTGGAAACAAGTTACGGCTTTGCCACCTTTGAAACTGGTGAAAGCGGAGGCTTAGTGGATGTATAAGATTTTGAAGAATGAAGAGTTGGCTCCAAAGATTAAGTTGTTTGAAGTTTACGCTCCTGAAATGGCTGAAAAGGCTAAACCTGGACAATTCATTATTGTTATTGCTGACGAGAAAGGCGAGCGTGTTCCACTTACTATTGCCGATTACGACGCGAAAAAAGGGACGATTTCTTTTGTTTTTAATGAAGTTGGCAAATCCACTAAGCAGTTGGGGCTTTTGAAGAAAGACGATGGCATATGGAACATTACTGGTCCGCTTGGTAATCCTTCTGAGATTAAGCGTTTTGGGCGGGTTTTGTGTGTTGCTGGCGGTGTGATGATTGCGCCTATGCGTTTGCAAGTTAAAGCGTTGAGTGATGCGGGTAACAGTGTTGTCACGGTTGTTGGTGCGCGGATTAAGGATTTGCTTTTCTATGAGGATGAGATGAAAGCGTTAAGTGACGAGTTTTACGTGGCGACTGATGATGGTTCTAAGGGTTTTAAGGGTTTAGATTTTCTTAAGGATGTTCTTGCTAAGGAGAAGTTTGACCGTTGTGTTGTTATGGGTCCTGTTGTTATGATGAAGAACGTTAGCGAAATCACTAAGCCTTTTGGTATTCCAACGGTTGTTACTTTGACGCCTATCATGGTTGATGGTATGGGAATGTGTGGTGTTTGCAGGGTTACTGTTGGTGGGAAAATGATGTTTGGGTGTGTTGATGGTCCAGAGTTTGATGGGCACAAGGTAGATTTTGACGGTTTGATTAAGCGTCAACGTATGTTTCTGCCAGAAGAGCGTTTAAGCTCGCTTTTATGGGAGTTGCATGGAGGTTGCCGTTGTGGCGGAAAGTAAGCCTAAACCCAAAATTAAGAAGGAAGCTGTGCCGATTCCCAAGCAGAAACCTGAAGAGCGTAGGCGAAATTTTAACGAGGTTGCTTTGGGTTACACGGAAGAGCAAGCGCTTGAAGAAGCGAATCGCTGTTTACAGTGTCCCAAGCCGCAGTGTGTTACTGGTTGTCCAGTTGAAATTGAAATTCCAGCTTTTATCAAGTTGTTGCGAGAAGGCAAGTATGAGGAAGCCATAGCGAAGATTAAGGAGAAAAATTCTTTGCCAGCGATTTGTGGGCGTGTTTGTCCTCAGGAAGAACAGTGTCAGCTGAAATGTGTTGTTGGAAAGGTTGGCGAGCCAGTTAGTATTGGGCGTTTGGAGCGGTTTTTGGCTGATTGGGAAAGGGAACGTGGCTTTAAGGTTCCGGAGATTGCAAAGTCGACTGGAAAGAAGGTTGCGGTTATTGGTGCTGGTCCTGCTGGTTTGACGGTTGCTGCTGATTTGGCTAAGCTTGGGCATAAGGTTGTAATTTTTGAGGCTTTGCATTTGCCTGGTGGCGTTTTGGTTTATGGTATTCCAGAGTTTCGTTTGCCGAAGAAGATTGTGCAGGCGGAGGTTGATTATATTCAACGGTTAGGTGTGGAGTTTAAGTGTGGTTTTTTGGTTGGGCGTACTTACACGATTCCAGAATTGCTTAAAGAGCGTGGTTTTGACGCGGTTTTTATTGGGACAGGTGCTGGTTTGCCAGCGTTTATGAATGTGCCTGGTGAGGATTTAGGTGGGATTTATAGTGCGAATGAGTTTTTGATTAGGGTTAATCTTATGAAGTCCTATGCATTTCCGTGTTATGACACGCCTATTCGTATTGGAAAGCATGTGGTTGTTATTGGCGGTGGCAACGTAGCCATGGACAGTGCGCGTTCTGCTTTGCGTTTGGGTGCTGAGGAGGTTTGTATTGTTTATAGGCGTTCAAGGGAAGAGTTGCCAGCGAGGAAGGAAGAGATTGAAAATGCGGAGGAAGAAGGTATAGTTTGTAAGTTTTTGGCTGCGCCTACACGGTTTATCGGCGACGAGAAGGGTTGGGTTAAGCAGATGGAGTGTATCTGCATGGAGTTGGGTCCACCAGACGATAGTGGTAGGCGTAGACCTGTGCCTGTTAAGGGTAGCGAGTTTGTTATGGATACTGACACAGTGATTGTTGCGATTGGTAGAACGCCGAATCCTATTATTCAGCGCACTACGGAAGGTTTGGCGGTTACGAGGTGGGGTACGATTGTTGCAGACGAGAATGGTAAGACGAGTCTTGAAGGTGTTTATGCTGGTGGGGATATTGTGACTGGTGAGGCGACTGTGATTAGTGCTATGGGTGCTGGGAAGAAAGCGGCTAGGGCGATTCATGAGTATTTGATGAAGAAGTAAGTGCTGTGTGAAAGTTATAGCCCCCCCTTATATATAGGTTGAAGTTGTGGTTAGGGTTTGGGTTGGTGGTTAGGTCGAAGTTGTTTTGTGTTGATGGTTTTGAGTGTTATGTGTTTTTGTTTGCAGGCTTTTTTGGTTGTGTTTAGTATGGTTTTGTTCCAGTTTTGTGGGTCGTTTATTAGTGTGATGGTTTTGTAGTTTGTGTGTTGGATGTAGTTTGCGATTTGGTTTGCGACGTATTCTATTGTTTCTTTGTCGAGTGGCGTGGCGGTTTCGTGTTGTGAGAGGGGGTAAACTTCGTCTAGTTCGATTGGGATTATGCCGAAAGGAGCAGCGTAAAAGCAGATATGAGCATCTTTAAGGTCTTCGCCGAATTTCTTTTGGATTTGTTTGAATTCTGGTGATTTGTGGAAGGGTTTTGTTCGTGTCTGTGGCGCGAGCAAGAGAGCTTTTGCGTTTTTGGGTGGTGTGTATCTTTTTGTTAAGCGTTTTCTATGGCGGACTATTTCTGGTCGCATTAGTCCTACTGAAGAGTAGTAGAAGAGTCCGCTTGGTTTTGTTATTGGGCTGTGTTTTTCGATGAATTCTTCGTATTTCTTTAATTGTTTTAGAGCTTGAAGTAGTGAGGGGTGGGCGTGGGCGCGCATTTCTAAGTGTTCCCAGAGGCGTCCGTCTTTTATGGCTTGTTTTATGCGTTTTAATTCGGCAACGCAGACGTATAGGTTGTGTTCTGCGAGGAAGGCTTCTCTTTCGTTTTTAGGCATCTCTAAAATTTGTTTTGGCGTCGTGTGTGCGCATTTTGGACATGCGCATGGGAAATAGTCTAGTTCGTTTAAGCGGTGTGTGCCCGAGTCTGTCATGTAGCGGTTTTGTCTGGCGTAGATTGCGTAGGCTGCAGAATCGAAAAAGTCGCAACCGAGAGCTATTGCCAAAGCGAACATGAATGGGTGTCCGGCGCCGAAAAGATGTAAGGGTCTGTCTGGTGGCAAGTTCATTTTTGCAGTCATTATCATGTCCGCGAGCACATCGAAACGGTAGGTTTCCATGACTTCTGTTGGGCTTCCTAAAGCGTGGATTTGGAAGGGCAACTTGCTCATTTCACGGGCGGATTCTGCTACTAAATCTAGGTGCTTGCCACCTTGGACTGGACCAACCCAGAAGATGTCATCGCGGGTTTTGATTTTGAAAAGTTGTTTGGCGCGTTTTAGTGTTTCTTTTACTGTGGTTTGTGCGTGGGTTTTTGTGACTTTCCATCCTGTTGGGATGTCTAGGATTGTGGCGATGTCCGTGTCTATTTGTTCTTGATAGGCGATTATTTCTTTTTGTGTGATGTCTATGTTGCCGTAGACGAGGATTTGGTAGGCGCCAGAATCCGTCATTATTGTCCCGTCAAAGTCTAAAAACTTGTGTAAGCCTTGTTGAATTGGCTGGTCTTGGAAACGCTTGCGGATGATGTAAGCGTTAGTTATTAAAGCGTTTAAGCCAAACTCGGTCATTATCCTTTTTGGCGGAATAGGCTGAATAGAAGGGTTTACAACAGGAAACAACAAAGGAGTCTCAACAACACCACTTTTAGTCTTTAACCTACCAATCCTCGCAAGCAAATCCCGCTCCCTAACTTCAAAACTCATCATCAAACCTAAACAGAATCAGAATAAACACGCTTATAAAAATGTGGACAGAGTATGTGACTGAACCATAAAGTGCACCAGAATATGTGCATAGAAAAATTGTTGGAGATCGTTATGTGTTTTTAACCATGGATATTTAAGACGTTGCTTTAGTTTAGAGAGACAAATGAGGTAAATTAGAAAAATGCGTTTATTTGTTGGGCTACGAGGTTAATTACGGCAAGGAGGAACGTCTGATTTCAATTCTAAGTTTCCCTCAGAGATGTTCAACAGAGGCATATTGCCGAAATTATCAGCATTTTTCTATCTTTTTTCATCACATTCTTTAATCAGCAGTGTTGGAAAAACAAAAATAGCGAAATTGACACACGAAAACTTTGCTTTCAGGAGATTGAAATTATGAGAAAAGAAAAATTAGTAGCTCTAGCGGCAGTAACTCTCATCTTGTTCGCTGCCCTCCCAGGCTTATCATTTGCCAGACCCCAAAACGACGCAGGCAGCGGTACAGATGCAGGTAACACTCAGCAGACAGCACTTTTCATCACGCCGAACACATACACTGGCACATTGTACGGTCCAAACGAAGAGGACGTATCGGACTATTACAATTTCACTGCTTACAATGGACACTGGATAAACGTAACAATGGCGCCACCACCAAACATGGACTTCCATCTGCAACTGTTTAATTCCACTGGACACTTGAAAGCAGGGTCATATAAAGGCGTCAACGAAACAGAATCAATTTCATATTTAGCAAACTCAGACGGAACGTGGACAATTCACATCTTTGTAAATTCGACTGCAGATGAAGGCGAATACTCCTTCACTATTACACCAACCAACAGTCCACCAGAGAAACCATCAGCTCCTTCGGGTCCCAGTAGTGGATACGTGTATACCTACTACGCGTACACAACAAGCACAACTGACCCAGACGGCGATACTATCATCTACCAATTTGACTGGAATGACAGCTCAACCACTACAACAATCATTCCATATCCTTCAGGACAACCCATAACAATATCCCATCAGTGGAAATATCCCCAAACTTACTACATCAAAGTGCGAGCAAAAGACGCCCATGGCTTATGGAGCGCTTGGTCAGACTTCAAGACAATCACACTGAGCCAAAATGACGCAGGTAGCGGCGGAGACGCAGGCAACACTCCCTCAACAGCTTTATCAATCTCGCCAGGTTCGTACAAAGGCACCCTATACTACCCAAATCCAACTGACACGGTAGACTTCTACAATTTCACTATCACAGTTGGAGACTGGATATATGTGACCATGGTTCCTCCATCCACTTCTGATTTTCAATTAGAAGTCCACAGTCCAGATGGAAACGTGTATGGTTCTTACAATGGTGCTGGGCAGATGGAAAGCATCAACCACAGAGCGGAAATAGGTGGAACATGGAGCATACGCGTTTCACGATACACTGGCGAAGGACAATATGCATTCAACCTCAGCATCACTCCCGCACACGCTCAATTGACAGTGTGTGTCCCGCAAGCTCCTCCGGAAGGAGTCATCATATGGATAGACGGACAAGCTTACGTAGCATACGCCAGTACTCCAGTAGTCGTCACCTTAGCAACGGGCGTACACACACTCGAAGCGGAAAGAAGCTTTCTCAAAGAAGAATGGACACCAGGAACCTACTATATCTACACCTTCTTGAAATGGTCAGACGGCGTGACAGCAAACCCACGCAGCATGAACATCACTCAAAACACAACAATAACAGCATACTATTTACGATCAAAATATGGAATAGAATAGTTCAAGAGGTATGCGCCTTTCAATTCCCTCTTTTTTCTAATGGTAAATTACGCCAAAACCTTAACTAGACGAAACAATTCTAGCTACTCAAAAGGTTGATGAATAAGAATGAGTTTAAATAAACTTGTCAAAGACGAAATTTCTGGTGTTGTTGCTAAGGGTTTTGTTGAGCAAATCGCCCGTTTTCATCGCATTCAAGGCTCCACGATGTTTCATGAAGCCGCAGAATATGTCAGAAATGAACTGTTAAAAATAGGCTTGAAAGACGCTGTAATCGAGCAGTTCACGGCAGACGGCAAAACCCAATACTGGACACACACTAGTCCGGTCGGCTGGACAGCTAAAAGCGCAGAACTTCACCTTGTCGAGCCAGAAGAACGTCTAATCGTCCGCTACGAAGACGTACCCACCTGCTTACACACATACAGCAAAGCCACGCCGCCCGAAGGTATAACAGCCGAAGTAATAGACGTGGGCAAAGGAACAAAACCAAAAGACTACGAAGGCAAAGACGTAAAAGGCAAATTCGTCCTCGCCACGGGCAGAGCCCACCAAGTCCACGAAGAAGCAGTGTGGAAACGCGGCGCCATAGCAGTAATAACAGACACACTAACCTACGAAATGCCCGGAGTCCGCGAAAGCCTCGACATACCAGACGCCCACGCTTACCAGGGCATATGGCCAAAAGCCGAAGAAATCGACAAAGTAACATTCGGCTTCAGCCTATCCAAACGCCAAGGAAACATGCTCCGCGCTTTGCTGGCGAAAGACAAAACCGTGAAACTTAAGGCAAAAGTGGACGCGCAACTTTTCAGCGGCTACTCAGACGTGGTAACCGCCACAATAAAGGGCAAGTCTAAACCAGACGAAGAAATCTTCCTAATCGCGCATTTGTGCCACCCAAAACAAAGCGCAAACGACAACGCTTCCGGCAGCGGATTACTAATTGAAATCGCACGCACAATCACCGCGTTAATAAACAGCGGCAAAATCCAACCGCCAGATAGAACAATACGCTTCTTCTGGGTTCCCGAAACACTAGGCACAGCCGCATATCTAAGCCAACATGAAGACATGTTCAACCATTTTATAGCAGGCATAAACTTGGACATGGTCGGACAAAACCAGGAACTCTGCAAATCCACGCTAAACTTGGACTGCACGCCTGATTCTTGCCCGTCTTACTTGAACGACTACGTTTACAGCCTAATTGAACAATCCACAAAAGAATTCGACTCACCAACCGCATTCGGCTCAAGCTCAACCTTCCGCTACGCAGCAACAGCCTTCAGCGGAGGAAGCGACCACGCAGAATTCACAGAAGCAACCGTACACGCGCCATGCGTAATGCTGCTACAATGGCCAGACCTCTACTATCACACAAGCATGGACACAATCGACAAAGTAAGCGAAGACAGCCTCAAACGCGTAGGCTGGATAACCACAGTTGCAGCTTTAACGCTTGCAAATGCCACAGCCGAAACCGCATATTTACTGGCGCAGTTAACCGCTTCAAAAGGCATAACCCGCCTAGAAAACGCAGCTACAGAAGCAACCCAAGCACTGTTCAAGAAAAAAGAAGACCCAAAACTGAAAGACAAACCAGAAGAACTAGCCAAAGAACTCGCAAAAACAGCCGCATATTACAAAAGCAAAATAGCGCACATTACATGGCGCGAACAAGAAGCAACCAAATCAGCCCAAAAACTCGCACAAACACCAAAACTAGCCGCCTTTATAAATAGACTCTGCGAAGAAATCGCAAACCAAGGCAAACAAAAAACCGCAAGAATAGAAGAAACCCTAAACTTCATCGCAGAAACATCCGCCTTAACCATTCCAACAACCACAGAAGAAACCGAACCAGAAAAAGAACTGAAAAAGCTTGTTCCAAAACGCTTGTTTAAGGGCACACTCAGCTTCGACATATTAAAGAAAGCCTTAGGTGAAAAAGAATACGAATGGTACGAGGAAATCTGGGAAAAAGACCCACAATTCGGCAAAAAAATAGGCGAACTAATAAACTTCATGGACGGAAAACGAAACGCGCATCAAATTCTAACCGCAGTCTCAGCAGAATACAACGAAACCAACCTAGAACTTGCACTAAAATTTCTCAGAGACCTAGAAAAAGCGAAACTACTCACTTTTGAATAGCAACGCCATTCTTCTTTTTCGCTCTTGTTTCTTCCAGAAAAAGCGGCAAAACCGCAGACACGCCAATCGTGACGGCAGAAGCATAAAACGGCGCCAATTGCCCCCACGCATCCCAGAGAACACCACTCAAAGCGTTTCCAATCATTAACCCAACCCAAAATGTCGTCGCCGACACGCCGTTAACGAAGCCCCACCGCGATTGAGGCGTAGAGTCCATCATAAGCGTCTGAAAAGCAGGCCAAGACATGTTCAACAAAGCATTTGACAAGAACATGAAAAGAACCAGCTCAACAAAACTTCGCGAATAAGCAAACAACAGGAAAAACGGGGAAGAAACCAAAAACGTCCAAAACATAACCTTTCGCCGGTCAAACCGGTCACTGCACTTGCCGCCGGGAAGCTGCACCACAATCGAAGCAACACCAAAACCTATAGCATATAATATTCCAATTAAAGTGTAATCCAAGTTAAAATTCAGCCTAGCAAAAACTGAAATCACTGGTCCAGTTGCGCCGATGCCGACGCCTTGAATTATGTTAATCAACGAGAACATGACGAGAACAAACAAATATTTCCTAGCTACGCTACTGCCAGCATCATTTACGCTTTCAGCTTTCGCCAACGGCTTTCTCCGAGTCTCACGCATCAGAAGCGTCAACGGAAAAACACTCAATATCAAAATGAAACATGCAAAGAAAGGAAAACGAATACCCAAAGCGTCCGCGGCTGCACCACCCAAAAAAGGAGCCACTGTTGACCCAATCAACCATGAAATGTTCGTCCACCCATAAGCAGAAGCCATTCCACCGTTTGCTGAAGCATCCGCAACTATAGCCCAGCGAATCGGAATATACAAACCCGTCGCGAAACCACTCAGCATAGCCCAAGGCACCAAATCCACCCAATTGTTGGCTAAGGCATACATTAAAGGCGGAAAAGCAGCCAGCAACGTTCCCAAAGCATGAATTTTTCTTCTACCATACTTGTCAGATAGGAAGCCGCTGAGAATCTGCACGCCAGCCGCAAAAGCGTTTGAAACGGAAAAGACAAAGCCAAGCTCCGTCATGGAAGCGTTAAGTTCAGTAATGTAAATTGGCCATATTGGACTAATCAGGTTGAGGGCTAAGGAGCAAACTAAGAAAACGATGGAAAGAAGCAGTATGTCTCGTCCGTAACTCATAAAGCGTTGCAATCTCGTTGCCCCTAGCCAAGCTAACCAGCCAACCTTCGAAAATGGCAACCGTCTATTTAACAATTATGGGTTAGACACAACACCATACCGAGCAGAACATGTTTATAATTGTGATTTTGTTTAGATTATCTGTTCACGGCAGACAGAGGCTTAAACATGGTTTGCACAATTAAAATCTATGAAAAACCAAAACTGAACACTCCCGTTTTGATAGAGGGCTTGCCAGGTATAGGATTCGTAGCCAACATTGCCGCTTTGCATTTAATCAGCGAGTTAAAAGCCAAACTTTTCGCTGAAATTCTCTCAGCTTCTTTTCAAGACTTGGCTGTGACAACCGAAACTGGAGGTACACGTTCACCAATAAACGAGCTTTACCATTATAAGGCGGATGGCAACGGTCGCGACTTAATAATATGGTATGGCAACACACAGGCGCTAACAACTTTTGGGCAATACGAGCTATGCGGACGCGTTTTAGACATAGCTGAAGAGTTAGGCTGCCGTTTTCTAATCACTTTAGGCGGGTTCAAACAAGACGAGATAAAGGAAGTTCCACAGGTTTACTGTGCAGCCACAGACGCTGAAACCGCAAAAGAAGCCTTAGGCTTGGGAACGAAAATGATGGTTGGACAAATTTTCGGCGTGGCTGGGCTTCTAGTAGGGCTTGGCAGACTCAGAGGTTTTAAGGGTTTCTCGCTTTTAGTTGAAACACAAGGAACTTATCCGGATGCTAATGCTACGCGTTATGCTTTGTCAGCAGTGAACAAGTATTTGAATATGAATGTTGACTTGTCGAAGTTGGATGTGGCTGCGGAGAAGACCAAGAAAATATTGGAGTCTTTCGGTTTGATTAGAACCGTTGTTGAACCACAAAAGAAAGAAGAACAGAAATTCCGCTGGTTCGTTTAAACTCGCAAATATACAATTTAGAAAGAAGCGTAGAACTCTTCAATTCTGCCGAGGATGCTCTCTATTTTCATGTGAGGCTTCATTTCTTCTCTCCATTCCTTAGGAAGTTTTAATCTAAATCGTCCAGCTGCTCGCCCATCCATTATGACAATGACGCCTTTATCTTCTGGACTGCGTAAAAGTCTTCCAGCAGACTGCGCCAACGCGTTTAAGCATGGAATGTCATTTGCATATTCTAGTGCCCTTTCACCAAATTTTTCTCTGAAAAACGTGTATAGGGCTTCTTGAAGTTCTGTTCTCTTTGGGTATGGCAAGCCAACGATAACAACCGAGGAAAGCATGCTTCTTCCTTCAGTTGACATGTCAACGCCTTCGCTGATTTTGCCTCTCGCAACGCCGAACACGACGCATTCTCTGTTGGTTTTTAAGAAACGAAGCACATCCACAATTTTTGTGCCTTTTTCTTCAACAACCAAAGGCGAATCAAACTCTGACAGCTTAGCTATTTGGCGCATTATCTCGTATGAAGGAAAGTAAACGGCTACCCGTCCGTTGATTTGCTGAACTATTTGCGTTAAGTGGTCTGCTATTCGCTTCCATTGCGTTTCATTGCGTTTTTCAAACTGTGTTGTAACTGCTTTATCCACTAGGATAAGCCTGTTTTCTGGCGGAAACGGACTAGGAAGTTCCATGCTTCTGCAGCGTTTTTGGTCGATGCCTAAAACGTCAATGTAATAGTTTGCGTGCCAAAGCGTTCCAGACATTAATATGGCAGAGCGAAGTTCGTTGATGACGCTTGCAGCAACCGACGGGTCGAGACACTTAATTCCAATTCTAACATGTCTTCGCCCTTCTCTGTCAAGCTCAACCTTAACGTAACGCACATAAGCCGAACCGGAAAGCTTGACCCAATTCAGCAAGAAACTTGCACAGCGAGAAAGATAGGAAACTGGGCTTTTGCCGACTTCAGCCCTTTTTTGCCGTATGTATTCACCTTTTTCTAGAAGCTCAGACGCGAATTCTTTCAGTTTGCCACTTTCTACTCGAAGGTTTTTGGATAAGGCGTTGACTATTTTGTCTGTGGCAATAAGGTGTTCAACGTCTAACCCATAGTTT contains these protein-coding regions:
- the gltA gene encoding NADPH-dependent glutamate synthase; its protein translation is MAESKPKPKIKKEAVPIPKQKPEERRRNFNEVALGYTEEQALEEANRCLQCPKPQCVTGCPVEIEIPAFIKLLREGKYEEAIAKIKEKNSLPAICGRVCPQEEQCQLKCVVGKVGEPVSIGRLERFLADWERERGFKVPEIAKSTGKKVAVIGAGPAGLTVAADLAKLGHKVVIFEALHLPGGVLVYGIPEFRLPKKIVQAEVDYIQRLGVEFKCGFLVGRTYTIPELLKERGFDAVFIGTGAGLPAFMNVPGEDLGGIYSANEFLIRVNLMKSYAFPCYDTPIRIGKHVVVIGGGNVAMDSARSALRLGAEEVCIVYRRSREELPARKEEIENAEEEGIVCKFLAAPTRFIGDEKGWVKQMECICMELGPPDDSGRRRPVPVKGSEFVMDTDTVIVAIGRTPNPIIQRTTEGLAVTRWGTIVADENGKTSLEGVYAGGDIVTGEATVISAMGAGKKAARAIHEYLMKK
- a CDS encoding sulfide/dihydroorotate dehydrogenase-like FAD/NAD-binding protein is translated as MYKILKNEELAPKIKLFEVYAPEMAEKAKPGQFIIVIADEKGERVPLTIADYDAKKGTISFVFNEVGKSTKQLGLLKKDDGIWNITGPLGNPSEIKRFGRVLCVAGGVMIAPMRLQVKALSDAGNSVVTVVGARIKDLLFYEDEMKALSDEFYVATDDGSKGFKGLDFLKDVLAKEKFDRCVVMGPVVMMKNVSEITKPFGIPTVVTLTPIMVDGMGMCGVCRVTVGGKMMFGCVDGPEFDGHKVDFDGLIKRQRMFLPEERLSSLLWELHGGCRCGGK
- a CDS encoding hydrogenase iron-sulfur subunit, with the protein product MNEKCVTAVTINQDYCSRCSICYSVCPYEAITRNVETGKVEIDIQKCQVCGICYSACPVFAIEMVYYDYNTLVDYVDYVRKKVQSDTLVLMCRGNSPSTCEIEEILAEQGLSVKDYVPLRLPCSGRVPTEFIFKVLKSGIKNVVSVQCEDAFCRFKEGTKINTRRLLLGKGVLEQLGFSKDVVKVVKYSRKVVYETKKCVGCDKCVFICPYAAIEAEPFATPKILYDYCMGCGACQLVCPHHAIQVKGFEFENVLKRYGEAARKLKAEGKAPVILVFSCQWSEFRALDDLESELFKKRNAIALEVPCFKALDPVHVVNALQNGFDGVMAVVCSAEDCKLQEGRDTAERNMAVLKDALKKMGLQERFMLFEVSPRCVGDFNQKLDMFWKQVTALPPLKLVKAEA
- the trxB gene encoding thioredoxin-disulfide reductase encodes the protein MENWELIIIGAGPAGLAAGIYGARSGLKTLVLEEKMAGGTTADAPLIENYPGFQSINGMELAQKMVTHCRGTGVTIREFESVIGLDLKGEKKIVKTNRGVYEANAVIIASGSHYRELNVPGEKEFRGRGVSYCGICDGPLFKDKRVLVVGGGNSAVMTALYLAGLASEVKIVHRRNEFRAEEALVKDLATKKNIEILWNTEVREIQGEKLVTKVVLFNNQSGETREMVIDGVFIQVGEAPNSQLAKEAGVEVDERGYIKIDIFQRTNVPGVYAAGDVTNHPVKQVGAAVGQGITAALEAYVFIRRPYYKK
- the tgtA gene encoding tRNA guanosine(15) transglycosylase TgtA → MSFEVRERDLLARIGRLKTKSGVVETPLLFPVVNPSIQPIPPKRIMTEFGLNALITNAYIIRKRFQDQPIQQGLHKFLDFDGTIMTDSGAYQILVYGNIDITQKEIIAYQEQIDTDIATILDIPTGWKVTKTHAQTTVKETLKRAKQLFKIKTRDDIFWVGPVQGGKHLDLVAESAREMSKLPFQIHALGSPTEVMETYRFDVLADMIMTAKMNLPPDRPLHLFGAGHPFMFALAIALGCDFFDSAAYAIYARQNRYMTDSGTHRLNELDYFPCACPKCAHTTPKQILEMPKNEREAFLAEHNLYVCVAELKRIKQAIKDGRLWEHLEMRAHAHPSLLQALKQLKKYEEFIEKHSPITKPSGLFYYSSVGLMRPEIVRHRKRLTKRYTPPKNAKALLLAPQTRTKPFHKSPEFKQIQKKFGEDLKDAHICFYAAPFGIIPIELDEVYPLSQHETATPLDKETIEYVANQIANYIQHTNYKTITLINDPQNWNKTILNTTKKACKQKHITLKTINTKQLRPNHQPKP